A part of Halobacillus shinanisalinarum genomic DNA contains:
- the aceA gene encoding isocitrate lyase has product MGNERVENLHQQWEQSDRWEGVTRPYEAEDVIRLRGSIDIQHTLAEKGSEKLWKLLHEEEYVHALGALTGNQAMQQVKAGLKAIYLSGWQVAADANLSGHMYPDQSLYPANSVPQVVKRINQALQRADQIHHMEGNNETDWFAPIVADAEAGFGGQLNVFELMKGMIEAGAAAVHFEDQLSSEKKCGHLGGKVLLPTQTAVRNLISARFAADTMGVPTIIIARTDANAADLITSDVDPIDGEFMTGERTPEGFFKTKAGIDQAIARGLAYAPYADLVWCETSEPNLDEAKRFAEAIHEKFPGKLLAYNCSPSFNWKHKLDDATIAHFQQKLGEMGYKFQFVTLAGFHALNHGMFELARQYKDRGMEAYSELQQAEFASERYGYSATRHQREVGTGYFDEVAQVVTGGTSSTTALKGSTESEQFKNETVTQS; this is encoded by the coding sequence ATGGGGAATGAGCGCGTTGAAAACTTACATCAACAATGGGAACAATCAGACAGATGGGAAGGGGTAACAAGGCCGTATGAAGCGGAAGATGTTATTCGCCTTAGGGGATCTATAGATATACAACACACATTAGCTGAAAAAGGGTCAGAAAAACTGTGGAAACTGCTTCACGAAGAAGAGTATGTTCATGCACTTGGGGCACTGACCGGAAATCAAGCTATGCAGCAAGTTAAAGCAGGATTAAAGGCAATTTACTTAAGCGGCTGGCAGGTAGCGGCAGATGCCAATTTGTCTGGACACATGTATCCAGACCAAAGTTTATATCCAGCTAACAGCGTTCCACAGGTGGTCAAACGTATTAACCAGGCTCTGCAGCGCGCGGATCAAATTCATCACATGGAAGGAAACAATGAGACAGATTGGTTTGCTCCGATCGTTGCTGATGCGGAAGCAGGGTTTGGCGGGCAGCTGAACGTTTTTGAACTAATGAAGGGGATGATTGAAGCTGGGGCAGCTGCTGTCCATTTCGAGGACCAACTTTCCTCAGAAAAAAAATGTGGACACCTTGGGGGAAAGGTACTTCTGCCAACACAGACAGCTGTACGGAACTTAATTTCAGCTAGGTTTGCCGCTGATACCATGGGTGTCCCAACCATTATCATTGCCCGTACGGATGCAAATGCCGCCGACTTAATTACGAGTGACGTTGACCCAATTGATGGGGAATTTATGACAGGTGAACGGACACCAGAAGGATTTTTCAAAACAAAAGCGGGCATTGATCAAGCAATTGCTCGTGGATTGGCCTATGCCCCTTATGCCGATTTGGTATGGTGCGAGACATCGGAGCCGAATTTAGATGAAGCTAAACGGTTCGCCGAAGCGATTCATGAAAAGTTTCCAGGAAAGCTCTTAGCCTATAACTGTTCGCCATCCTTTAATTGGAAGCATAAACTTGATGATGCGACAATTGCTCATTTTCAGCAAAAGTTAGGTGAAATGGGCTATAAATTCCAGTTCGTCACATTGGCTGGCTTCCATGCCCTTAATCACGGGATGTTTGAGCTTGCCCGCCAGTATAAAGATCGCGGAATGGAGGCCTATTCTGAGCTGCAGCAAGCAGAGTTTGCCAGTGAGCGTTACGGTTATTCCGCGACTCGTCATCAGCGTGAGGTAGGCACAGGTTATTTTGATGAAGTGGCCCAAGTCGTGACAGGGGGGACATCTTCTACAACAGCATTAAAAGGATCAACCGAATCTGAACAATTTAAAAATGAGACAGTAACGCAATCCTAA
- the hpaB gene encoding 4-hydroxyphenylacetate 3-monooxygenase, oxygenase component: MGVRTGDQYKKSINQLKTDVWIKGERIKGEISEHPAFRGIIKSQAELYDLQHVTRLQDKMTYALTSDEERIGMSYLIPKTRADLERRREMVQVWARHSAGLMGRSPDYMNTVLAAFASSVHVLEGEQNCFPERLKRFYEYACSHDLSFTHTFVNPQNNRSKLAFIEEDVTNARVVKRIEEGLVIRGAKLLATQGGITDEIIVFSSPGIQDKAHAFAFSIPSDTEGLKFICRKSFVGDDSSYNSPLSSRFEEMDSIVVFDEVLVPWERVFFYDNIKAANDFYTKGNFVPFTLHQIVSRQVIKTEFILGLAQMIVDTINISEYQHVQSKVAEIIKGLESSKALLLTSEKNATRNAQGVMIPQRMPLYVAVNQFQESYPRFTEIIQLLGASGMVTIPEEVQFQSSIGSKLDHYLQGFEIKGRERVELFTLAFDLCMSGFGSRQSLYERFFFGDPIRLSQIIYQTYQTDTHTAFVKKMLEKEQAD, from the coding sequence ATGGGAGTGCGAACAGGGGATCAGTACAAAAAAAGCATAAATCAGTTGAAAACAGATGTATGGATTAAAGGAGAACGGATAAAGGGGGAGATTTCCGAGCACCCAGCTTTTCGGGGAATCATAAAAAGTCAGGCCGAATTATATGATTTACAACACGTAACGAGATTACAGGACAAGATGACGTATGCTCTTACTTCTGATGAGGAACGTATAGGAATGTCCTATTTAATTCCTAAAACACGAGCTGATCTTGAGCGGCGAAGGGAAATGGTTCAAGTTTGGGCCCGACATTCAGCAGGGTTAATGGGTAGAAGCCCGGATTATATGAATACAGTTTTGGCTGCCTTTGCGAGTTCAGTGCATGTCCTGGAAGGTGAACAGAATTGTTTCCCGGAGCGTCTAAAAAGGTTTTATGAGTATGCCTGCTCACACGATTTATCCTTTACACATACATTCGTAAACCCTCAAAATAATCGTTCAAAATTGGCATTCATAGAAGAAGATGTAACCAATGCTCGAGTAGTTAAACGAATCGAAGAGGGGCTCGTTATCAGAGGAGCAAAACTACTGGCCACTCAAGGGGGCATTACAGATGAGATTATTGTATTTTCATCCCCGGGCATACAGGATAAAGCTCATGCGTTTGCTTTTTCTATTCCAAGTGATACAGAAGGCCTGAAGTTTATCTGTAGGAAATCGTTTGTAGGTGATGATTCAAGCTATAATTCACCACTTAGCTCACGTTTTGAAGAGATGGATTCAATCGTTGTATTTGATGAGGTACTGGTACCTTGGGAACGCGTGTTTTTTTATGACAATATTAAAGCAGCGAACGATTTTTATACAAAAGGAAACTTTGTTCCGTTTACCCTTCACCAAATTGTTTCAAGACAGGTCATTAAGACTGAGTTTATTCTCGGTTTAGCACAAATGATTGTGGACACGATCAATATAAGTGAGTATCAGCACGTCCAAAGCAAAGTGGCGGAGATTATTAAAGGGCTTGAGTCTTCAAAAGCGTTACTACTTACCTCAGAAAAAAACGCTACACGTAACGCTCAAGGGGTCATGATTCCACAGCGGATGCCTCTTTACGTAGCTGTTAATCAGTTTCAAGAAAGTTACCCGAGATTTACTGAGATCATACAATTGCTTGGAGCAAGCGGGATGGTCACGATCCCAGAAGAGGTACAATTTCAATCATCGATCGGAAGTAAACTAGATCATTATTTGCAAGGGTTTGAGATCAAAGGGCGTGAACGTGTTGAACTATTTACTTTAGCTTTCGATCTTTGTATGAGCGGGTTTGGTTCAAGACAATCGTTGTATGAAAGGTTCTTTTTTGGTGATCCGATCAGGTTATCACAAATCATTTATCAAACCTATCAAACAGATACACATACCGCTTTTGTAAAAAAGATGCTGGAAAAAGAACAGGCTGACTAA